From the Streptomyces nigrescens genome, one window contains:
- a CDS encoding amidohydrolase family protein: MTDDRYTVISADCHAGADLLDYRPYLESRYHDDFDAWAASYVNPHEDLLADTADRNWNSARRLAELEADGIVAEVVFPNTIPPFFPSAALMAPAPSGTEFEQRWAGLRAHNRWLADFCAEAPGRRAGVAQILLHDVDEAVREVRRTREAGLTGGVMLPGTPPGSGLPELHSGAYDPLWAVCAELDVPVNHHGGSASPPLGDEPAARAVFMVETTWFSHRALWHLIFGGAFRRHPGLRLVLTEQGSGWIPGVLDMLDYYHGRLVASASRAATAEAKFGVGLGEAMGDSPAGIWRDHCFVGASFMRPHEVPLRHRIGLDKIMWGSDYPHDEGTHPHSREALRLAYAGVPADETAAMLGTNAARVYGFDLARLAPLAARVGPSITDLTEPLDEIPPNATSPAFARGGAVRVW, from the coding sequence ATGACCGACGACCGCTACACCGTCATCTCCGCCGACTGCCACGCCGGCGCCGATCTGCTCGACTACCGGCCGTACTTGGAGTCCCGGTACCACGACGACTTCGACGCCTGGGCGGCGTCCTACGTCAACCCGCACGAGGATCTGCTCGCCGACACCGCCGACCGCAACTGGAACTCCGCCCGCCGCCTGGCCGAACTCGAAGCCGACGGCATCGTCGCCGAGGTCGTCTTCCCGAACACCATCCCGCCGTTCTTCCCGAGCGCCGCCCTCATGGCCCCCGCGCCCAGCGGCACGGAGTTCGAACAGCGCTGGGCGGGCCTGCGCGCCCACAACCGCTGGCTCGCCGACTTCTGCGCGGAGGCCCCGGGCCGCCGGGCCGGCGTCGCCCAGATCCTCCTCCACGATGTCGACGAGGCCGTACGGGAAGTCCGCCGCACCAGGGAAGCCGGGCTCACCGGCGGTGTCATGCTCCCCGGCACCCCGCCCGGCTCCGGCCTCCCCGAACTCCACTCCGGGGCCTACGACCCCCTCTGGGCGGTCTGCGCGGAACTGGACGTCCCCGTCAACCACCACGGCGGCTCGGCCTCCCCGCCGCTCGGCGACGAACCCGCCGCCCGCGCCGTCTTCATGGTCGAGACGACCTGGTTCTCCCACCGGGCCCTGTGGCACCTGATCTTCGGCGGGGCCTTCCGCCGCCATCCCGGTCTCCGCCTCGTCCTCACCGAACAGGGCTCCGGCTGGATCCCCGGTGTCCTGGACATGCTGGACTACTACCACGGGCGGCTGGTCGCGTCCGCGTCCCGGGCCGCCACCGCCGAAGCCAAATTCGGCGTCGGCCTGGGCGAGGCCATGGGCGACTCGCCGGCCGGAATCTGGCGCGACCACTGCTTCGTGGGTGCCAGTTTCATGCGCCCGCACGAGGTCCCGCTCCGCCACCGCATCGGCCTCGACAAGATCATGTGGGGCAGCGACTACCCCCACGACGAGGGCACCCACCCCCACTCCCGCGAGGCCCTCCGCCTCGCCTACGCCGGCGTCCCGGCCGACGAGACCGCCGCCATGCTCGGCACCAACGCCGCCCGCGTCTACGGCTTCGACCTCGCCCGCCTCGCCCCCCTCGCCGCCCGCGTCGGCCCGAGCATCACCGACCTCACCGAGCCCCTGGACGAGATCCCCCCGAACGCCACCAGCCCGGCGTTCGCACGGGGCGGGGCGGTGCGGGTGTGGTGA
- a CDS encoding peptidase E: MAGTPTLALLGGGFSDDPDTLLDDFVLDAVGRARPKVCFLPTASGDAPGYIEGFHTAFAARDCEPSHLELFRRTVSDLRAFVLAQDIIYVGGGNTANMLAVWRVHGLDTILREAYASGVLLCGISAGACCWFESAFSDSFGPPVPLADGLGLLPGSLCPHYDSEPERRPGYLAAVNDRALPAGWAVEDGAAGLFTDGRLVDVVTRKPGATLRRVSVGADGAVTEVAQAARVLGPSLPGA; this comes from the coding sequence ATGGCCGGCACACCCACCCTCGCCCTGCTCGGCGGCGGTTTCTCCGACGATCCCGACACCCTGCTGGACGACTTCGTGCTGGACGCCGTGGGGCGGGCCCGGCCGAAGGTCTGCTTCCTGCCGACCGCGAGCGGCGACGCACCGGGCTACATCGAGGGGTTCCACACCGCGTTCGCGGCACGGGACTGCGAACCGAGCCACCTGGAGCTATTCCGTCGCACCGTGTCCGATCTGCGGGCGTTCGTCCTGGCGCAGGACATCATCTACGTCGGCGGCGGCAACACCGCCAACATGCTCGCCGTCTGGCGGGTGCACGGCCTGGACACGATCCTGCGCGAGGCGTACGCGTCCGGGGTGCTGCTGTGCGGCATCAGCGCCGGGGCGTGCTGCTGGTTCGAGTCCGCGTTCTCCGACTCCTTCGGCCCGCCGGTGCCGCTCGCCGACGGACTGGGGCTGCTGCCCGGCAGCCTGTGCCCGCACTACGACAGCGAGCCGGAGCGCCGGCCCGGCTATCTGGCGGCCGTCAACGACCGGGCGCTGCCCGCAGGTTGGGCGGTCGAGGACGGCGCCGCCGGCCTGTTCACCGACGGCCGCCTGGTGGACGTGGTCACCCGGAAGCCGGGCGCCACCCTCCGCCGGGTGAGCGTCGGCGCGGACGGCGCGGTGACGGAGGTGGCACAGGCGGCGCGGGTGCTGGGGCCCAGCCTGCCGGGGGCCTAG
- a CDS encoding amidohydrolase family protein gives MTDPQTSTGPQASTGPQASTGPQASTGPQVSTDLQVPTNPQAPTDRPDSRPGPHEPYLIISSDCHAGLPTEEYRPYLDARFHRAFDAFLGERDARRAEATRLGIRNDAFAARWFQEHEEGLRGGWDPAQRLKELDGDGVAAEVVFPDADAVDSGTAAPFGVGLGLSGDHDPDLGMAGAQAHNRWLADFVSGHPERHCGVALLPVTADTDRVVAEIHRAKESGLGALMIPSMWGGKEPYHDRRYDPVWAAAAECAMPVLTHSGAAPRHEYGDHLGIYVSEVTWWPARPLWFLLWSGVFERHPGLRFGIAESGCWWLPNLLWFMDRLYLGAHGGKKLSPFAALKRPPHEYLDRQVFVCATNTKRRELAQRYEIGVGNILWGSDFPHPEGTWPDTRGWLKKTFHDIPVSETRRMLGLSAAEAFGFDTARLAPLARRIGPTPAELGQSADQSAVEASWARSREVGRHWLTDHDFPVLGAQ, from the coding sequence ATGACGGACCCACAGACATCCACGGGCCCACAGGCATCCACGGGCCCACAGGCATCCACGGGCCCACAGGCATCCACGGGCCCACAGGTCTCCACCGACCTACAGGTCCCCACGAACCCACAGGCCCCCACGGACCGGCCGGACAGCCGTCCAGGCCCGCACGAGCCGTACCTGATCATCTCCTCCGACTGCCACGCCGGGCTCCCCACCGAGGAGTACCGCCCCTACCTGGACGCCCGCTTCCACCGCGCCTTCGACGCGTTCCTCGGCGAGCGGGACGCCCGCCGCGCGGAGGCCACCCGCCTCGGCATCCGCAACGACGCCTTCGCCGCCCGGTGGTTCCAGGAGCACGAGGAGGGCCTGCGCGGCGGCTGGGACCCCGCACAGCGGCTGAAGGAACTCGACGGCGACGGAGTGGCGGCGGAGGTCGTCTTCCCGGACGCGGACGCCGTCGACAGCGGTACGGCGGCCCCCTTCGGTGTCGGCCTCGGCCTCTCCGGAGACCATGACCCCGACCTCGGTATGGCGGGTGCCCAGGCGCACAACCGCTGGCTCGCCGACTTCGTCTCCGGACACCCCGAACGGCACTGCGGTGTGGCCCTGTTACCGGTCACCGCCGATACGGACCGGGTCGTGGCCGAGATCCACCGCGCCAAGGAGTCCGGGCTCGGCGCCCTGATGATCCCGTCCATGTGGGGCGGCAAGGAGCCGTACCACGACCGCCGTTACGACCCCGTGTGGGCCGCGGCCGCCGAGTGCGCGATGCCGGTGCTGACCCACTCCGGGGCCGCGCCCCGCCACGAGTACGGCGACCACCTCGGGATCTATGTCTCCGAGGTGACCTGGTGGCCCGCGCGCCCCCTGTGGTTCCTGCTCTGGTCCGGCGTCTTCGAACGCCACCCGGGCCTGCGGTTCGGCATCGCCGAGTCCGGCTGCTGGTGGCTGCCCAACCTCCTGTGGTTCATGGACCGCCTCTACCTGGGCGCGCACGGCGGCAAGAAGCTCTCCCCGTTCGCCGCGCTCAAGCGTCCGCCGCACGAGTACCTGGACCGGCAGGTCTTCGTCTGCGCCACCAACACCAAACGCCGGGAACTCGCCCAGCGCTACGAGATCGGCGTCGGCAACATCCTCTGGGGCAGCGACTTCCCGCACCCCGAAGGCACCTGGCCCGACACCCGCGGCTGGCTGAAGAAGACCTTCCATGACATTCCGGTCAGCGAGACCCGCCGCATGCTCGGCCTGTCCGCCGCCGAGGCCTTCGGCTTCGACACCGCGAGGCTGGCCCCGCTGGCCCGCCGTATCGGCCCCACCCCGGCCGAACTCGGCCAGAGCGCCGACCAGTCGGCGGTGGAGGCCTCCTGGGCCCGCTCCCGCGAGGTGGGCCGCCACTGGCTGACCGACCACGACTTCCCGGTACTGGGGGCACAGTGA
- a CDS encoding sterol desaturase family protein — MPHLPDVVLWSVPAFVLLTVVEMVSYRLHPDEDAAGYEAKDAATSVGMGLGSLVFDALWKIPIVAIYATIYELTPLRVPVLWWTLILMLLAQDFFYYWSHRGHHVIRVLWACHVVHHSSKKFNLTTALRQPWTTWTVWPFYVPMVALGVHPAAIAFTSGANLLYQFWVHTERIDKLPRPFEFVLNTPSHHRVHHASQGGYLDRNFGGILIIWDRMFGSFVAETERPVYGLTKNIETFNPLRVATHEYAAIARDIRAADSWRERAGRVFRGPGWQPAERVAAEEARKAAEEARKAGPAGDRAPASVEEPAT, encoded by the coding sequence ATGCCGCACCTGCCCGATGTCGTGTTGTGGTCCGTACCGGCCTTCGTCCTGCTCACCGTGGTGGAGATGGTGAGCTATCGCCTGCATCCCGACGAGGATGCGGCGGGCTACGAGGCGAAGGACGCCGCCACCAGCGTCGGCATGGGGCTGGGCAGCCTCGTGTTCGACGCGCTGTGGAAGATACCCATCGTGGCGATCTACGCCACGATCTACGAACTCACCCCGCTGCGGGTGCCCGTGCTGTGGTGGACGCTGATCCTGATGCTGCTCGCACAGGACTTCTTCTACTACTGGTCGCACCGCGGCCACCACGTCATCCGCGTCCTGTGGGCCTGCCACGTGGTGCACCACTCCAGCAAGAAGTTCAACCTCACCACCGCCCTGCGGCAGCCCTGGACCACCTGGACCGTCTGGCCGTTCTACGTCCCGATGGTCGCCCTCGGCGTCCACCCGGCCGCGATCGCCTTCACCTCCGGGGCCAACCTCCTCTACCAGTTCTGGGTGCACACCGAGCGGATCGACAAGCTGCCCCGGCCCTTCGAGTTCGTGCTCAACACCCCGTCCCACCACCGCGTCCACCACGCCTCCCAGGGCGGCTACCTGGACCGGAACTTCGGCGGGATTCTGATCATCTGGGACCGGATGTTCGGCTCGTTCGTCGCGGAGACCGAGCGGCCCGTCTACGGACTCACCAAGAACATCGAGACCTTCAACCCGCTGCGGGTGGCCACCCATGAGTACGCCGCCATCGCGCGGGACATACGGGCCGCGGACAGCTGGCGCGAGCGCGCCGGACGGGTGTTCCGCGGGCCGGGCTGGCAGCCGGCCGAGCGGGTCGCCGCCGAGGAGGCCCGGAAGGCTGCCGAGGAGGCCCGTAAGGCCGGGCCGGCCGGGGACCGGGCGCCCGCCTCCGTCGAGGAGCCGGCCACATGA
- a CDS encoding TetR/AcrR family transcriptional regulator: MTRTALTGEEVLTAAARLVRAEGPGALTMRRLATELGTAVTSIYWHVGNRESLLDALVERTIREMGEIHPTGETPHARIVSVARALHSALRERPQLIAMVHERGLTERMFLPAQQALVHEMHAAGLRGETAAETVRAVQFQVVGFVLVERNRERSPEQHPSEGELWDSPTAEHDPALARALAGPVDTGRLFAVSLEALVTSLLSPTAPAS, from the coding sequence ATGACACGTACCGCACTGACCGGCGAAGAGGTTCTGACGGCCGCCGCCCGGCTGGTGCGGGCGGAAGGCCCCGGCGCGCTGACCATGCGCCGCCTCGCCACGGAACTGGGCACCGCCGTCACCTCCATCTACTGGCATGTCGGCAACCGCGAGTCCCTCCTGGACGCCCTCGTCGAGCGCACCATCCGGGAGATGGGTGAGATCCACCCCACCGGGGAGACCCCGCACGCACGCATCGTGTCGGTCGCCCGCGCGCTGCACTCGGCGCTGCGCGAGCGCCCGCAGCTGATCGCGATGGTGCATGAACGCGGCCTGACGGAGCGGATGTTCCTGCCCGCGCAGCAGGCGCTGGTCCATGAGATGCACGCCGCCGGGCTGCGCGGCGAGACGGCCGCGGAGACGGTGCGGGCGGTCCAGTTCCAGGTCGTCGGCTTCGTCCTGGTCGAGCGCAACCGCGAGCGGTCACCCGAGCAGCATCCGAGCGAGGGTGAGCTGTGGGACTCCCCCACCGCCGAGCACGATCCGGCGCTGGCCCGCGCGCTGGCCGGCCCGGTCGACACCGGGCGGCTGTTCGCCGTCTCCCTGGAGGCGCTGGTGACCTCACTGCTCTCGCCGACGGCGCCCGCCTCCTGA
- a CDS encoding DEDDh family exonuclease, translating into MLEDRMAAAADPIAPKIGQQPGPQTPPAPWPSAYPQGYAVVDVETTGLARDDRIISAAVYQLDAQGEVQDHWYTLVNPQRDPGPVWIHGLTSAVLADAPLFPEIVPELSRRLADRVLVAHNAMFDWSMIAREYARASATAPVQQRLCTIALSKELRLPLPNHKLETLAAHYGVVQERAHHALDDARVLAETFRPSLRRAAQEDLRLPLLSCQPLTEWSDAPAPRQRASASSYRPTSWRPSRKRPACPYPNPGRYASGGRLVQGMRVAFSGDTSVDRELLEDRAIEAGLHVATSVSRLTSLLVTNDPDARTSKTAKAASFGTVVIDEAAFMQLLQDVAPAPASG; encoded by the coding sequence ATGCTCGAAGACCGCATGGCAGCAGCCGCCGACCCGATCGCGCCGAAGATCGGGCAGCAGCCGGGCCCGCAGACGCCGCCGGCTCCCTGGCCGTCCGCGTATCCCCAGGGATACGCGGTGGTCGACGTGGAGACCACGGGCCTGGCCCGCGACGACCGGATCATCTCGGCAGCCGTGTACCAACTCGACGCGCAGGGCGAGGTCCAGGACCACTGGTACACCCTCGTCAACCCGCAGCGGGATCCGGGACCGGTCTGGATCCACGGGCTCACGAGCGCCGTGCTCGCCGATGCCCCGCTCTTCCCGGAGATCGTCCCGGAGCTGTCCCGGCGCCTGGCGGACCGGGTGCTGGTCGCGCACAACGCCATGTTCGACTGGTCGATGATCGCCCGCGAGTACGCCCGCGCCTCGGCGACCGCGCCGGTGCAGCAGCGGCTGTGCACCATCGCCCTGTCCAAGGAACTGCGGCTGCCGCTGCCCAACCACAAGCTGGAGACCCTCGCCGCCCATTACGGCGTGGTGCAGGAGCGCGCCCACCATGCGCTGGACGACGCCCGGGTGCTGGCCGAGACCTTCCGTCCCAGTTTGCGGCGGGCGGCACAGGAGGATCTGCGGCTGCCGCTGCTGAGCTGCCAGCCGCTGACGGAGTGGTCGGACGCCCCCGCGCCCCGGCAGCGCGCCTCCGCCTCGTCCTACCGCCCCACGTCCTGGCGGCCGTCCCGTAAGCGCCCGGCGTGCCCGTACCCCAACCCGGGGCGTTACGCATCGGGCGGCCGGCTCGTCCAGGGGATGCGGGTGGCCTTCTCGGGCGACACGTCCGTGGACCGCGAGCTGCTGGAGGACCGGGCGATCGAGGCGGGTCTGCATGTCGCCACGAGCGTGTCCCGGCTGACCAGCCTGCTGGTGACCAACGATCCCGACGCCCGGACCTCCAAGACCGCCAAGGCCGCCTCGTTCGGCACGGTCGTGATCGACGAGGCGGCCTTCATGCAGCTGCTGCAGGATGTGGCCCCGGCGCCTGCGTCCGGGTGA
- a CDS encoding SDR family NAD(P)-dependent oxidoreductase — protein sequence MELTAGQVAVVTGAAGGIGLAMARRFAADGLRVVLADVEEEPLRAAADELAADGARVLARTVDVGVREEVAALADAAYDAFGAVHLLCNNAGVGSGAEGRMWEHEPNDWAWAFAVNVWGVFHGIQCFLPRMLAGGAPGHVVNTSSADGGVAPLPTASVYAVTKAAVVTMTESLYAHLKAERAPIGASVLFPGPHMLRTGLWESHRNRPVRYAKTRPRRTPYRSLAQWEAAMKEAGQEIAFTPVEDVAAQVVDGVRAGRFWLLPPSAHTDAQIRARSASMLDRTDPAYLEHFILDPDD from the coding sequence ATGGAGCTGACGGCGGGACAGGTCGCGGTCGTCACCGGCGCCGCCGGCGGTATCGGCCTGGCCATGGCGCGCCGCTTCGCCGCGGACGGGCTGCGGGTCGTCCTCGCGGACGTGGAGGAGGAGCCGCTGCGGGCCGCCGCCGACGAACTGGCCGCGGACGGCGCCCGGGTACTGGCGCGCACCGTGGACGTCGGGGTGCGAGAAGAGGTCGCCGCGCTCGCCGACGCCGCGTACGACGCATTCGGCGCCGTCCACCTGCTGTGCAACAACGCGGGGGTGGGCTCCGGCGCCGAGGGCCGGATGTGGGAACACGAGCCGAACGACTGGGCCTGGGCGTTCGCGGTGAACGTCTGGGGCGTCTTCCACGGCATCCAGTGCTTTCTGCCGCGGATGCTGGCGGGCGGCGCACCCGGCCATGTCGTCAACACCTCCTCGGCGGACGGCGGTGTCGCACCGCTGCCCACCGCGTCCGTCTACGCCGTCACCAAGGCGGCCGTGGTGACCATGACCGAATCGCTCTACGCCCACCTCAAGGCCGAGCGCGCCCCCATCGGCGCCTCGGTGCTCTTCCCCGGCCCGCACATGCTCCGCACCGGCCTGTGGGAGTCGCACCGCAACCGGCCCGTGCGCTACGCCAAGACCCGGCCGCGCCGTACGCCGTACCGCAGCCTGGCGCAGTGGGAGGCGGCGATGAAGGAGGCCGGGCAGGAGATCGCCTTCACCCCCGTCGAGGACGTCGCGGCGCAGGTCGTGGACGGTGTCCGGGCCGGCCGTTTCTGGCTGCTGCCGCCCAGTGCGCACACCGACGCGCAGATCCGGGCGCGCTCCGCCTCGATGCTCGACCGCACCGACCCCGCCTACCTGGAGCACTTCATCCTCGACCCGGACGACTGA
- a CDS encoding glycoside hydrolase family 15 protein, with amino-acid sequence MHPRIEDYALIGDLQTAALVGRDGSIDWLCLPRFDSGACFAALLGGKDNGHWGLAPRSSEARAQRSYRGDSLILDTVWETPTGSVRVTDFMPQRDRAPDVVRIVEGLSGSVEMRGVLRLRFDYGRVVPWVRATEGCRVAIAGPDSVWLRTPAQGTTYGKDFSTRSDFTVAAGERTAFVLTWHPSHEPRPTQIEPFTALQDTLDDWHAWSARCRYNGPYREAVIRSLITLKALTYAPTGGIVAAPTTSLPEELGGVRNWDYRYCWLRDASLTLNCLLSAGYLDEAGAWRDWLLRAVAGAPDDLQIMYGLAGERRLPEAELPWLTGYCDSAPVRIGNAAVAQRQLDVYGEVLDSFHIARSAGLPAEQHAWSIQRALADYLESTWRDPDEGLWEIRGPRRHFVHSKVMAWVAADRVVRAIEAYPRFGGDIDRWRAMRDEVRREVCEHGYDADRGTFTQFYGSRELDAATLLIPRVGFLPGDDPRVVGTIETVRRELTHDGLVRRYSTEGVSVDGLPGDEGTFLVCSFWLADALRLSGRRAEAQEMFERLLGLRNDVGLLSEEYDPAARRQLGNFPQAFSHIGLVGTAFGLQDGAQAH; translated from the coding sequence GTGCACCCACGTATCGAGGACTACGCGCTCATCGGTGATCTGCAGACCGCCGCACTCGTCGGCCGCGACGGGTCCATCGACTGGCTGTGCCTGCCGCGCTTCGACTCCGGCGCCTGCTTCGCCGCCCTCCTCGGCGGCAAGGACAACGGCCACTGGGGGCTCGCCCCCCGGTCCTCCGAGGCCCGCGCCCAGCGCTCCTACCGCGGTGACTCGCTGATCCTCGACACCGTCTGGGAGACGCCCACGGGCAGTGTCCGGGTCACCGACTTCATGCCTCAGCGCGACCGTGCGCCCGATGTCGTACGGATCGTCGAGGGCCTCAGCGGAAGCGTCGAGATGCGCGGGGTGCTGCGGCTGCGGTTCGACTACGGGCGGGTGGTGCCCTGGGTGCGCGCCACCGAGGGCTGCCGGGTGGCGATCGCCGGACCGGACTCCGTATGGCTGCGCACCCCGGCCCAGGGCACCACCTACGGCAAGGACTTCAGCACCCGTTCGGACTTCACCGTCGCCGCGGGCGAGCGCACCGCCTTCGTGCTGACCTGGCACCCCTCCCATGAGCCCCGGCCGACCCAGATCGAACCGTTCACGGCGCTCCAGGACACCCTGGACGACTGGCACGCCTGGTCGGCGCGCTGCCGCTACAACGGGCCGTACCGCGAGGCCGTGATCCGCTCGCTGATCACCCTCAAGGCCCTCACCTATGCGCCCACCGGCGGCATCGTGGCGGCCCCCACCACCTCGCTGCCCGAGGAGCTGGGCGGCGTACGCAACTGGGACTACCGCTACTGCTGGCTGCGCGACGCCAGCCTCACCCTGAACTGCCTGCTCTCCGCCGGATATCTGGACGAGGCCGGCGCCTGGCGGGACTGGCTGCTGCGCGCGGTGGCCGGCGCCCCCGACGATCTGCAGATCATGTACGGGCTGGCCGGTGAGCGGCGGCTGCCGGAGGCCGAGCTGCCGTGGCTGACCGGGTACTGCGACTCCGCGCCCGTACGCATCGGCAACGCCGCCGTCGCACAGCGTCAGCTCGATGTCTACGGCGAGGTCCTCGACTCCTTCCACATCGCCCGCTCGGCCGGACTGCCCGCCGAGCAGCACGCCTGGAGCATCCAGCGGGCGCTGGCGGACTACCTGGAGTCCACCTGGCGCGACCCCGACGAGGGGCTGTGGGAGATCCGCGGGCCGCGCCGGCACTTCGTGCACTCCAAGGTCATGGCCTGGGTCGCGGCCGACCGGGTGGTGCGGGCGATCGAGGCGTATCCGAGGTTCGGCGGGGACATCGACCGCTGGCGGGCGATGCGCGACGAGGTCCGCCGCGAGGTGTGCGAACACGGCTATGACGCCGACCGGGGCACCTTCACCCAGTTCTACGGCTCCAGGGAACTGGACGCCGCGACGCTGCTGATCCCCCGCGTCGGCTTTCTGCCGGGCGACGACCCCCGGGTTGTCGGCACCATCGAGACGGTGCGCCGGGAGCTGACGCACGACGGTCTGGTACGCCGTTACAGCACCGAGGGCGTCTCGGTCGACGGGCTGCCGGGCGACGAGGGCACCTTCCTGGTCTGCTCGTTCTGGCTCGCCGACGCGCTCCGGCTGAGCGGCCGGCGGGCCGAGGCACAGGAGATGTTCGAGCGGCTGCTGGGGCTGCGCAACGACGTGGGGCTGCTCTCCGAGGAGTACGACCCTGCCGCCCGGCGCCAGCTGGGCAACTTCCCGCAGGCCTTCAGCCATATCGGCCTGGTGGGGACCGCCTTCGGCCTCCAGGACGGGGCACAGGCACACTAG
- a CDS encoding acetoacetate decarboxylase family protein, which translates to MARIRYGARTEAEITAARAAGSRLPDIWSTGVVAVWESDPEAVAAVLPPPLEPTGRPLVRANISKVELPGYPLGAGSVAVAAAHRGVEGWYPLVMPMTHERALTGGREVFGEPKKLGEVTVERDGPVVRAALARHGIAFVEVRGAVSGPLPVPEPSRKTDFYFKFLPAVDGSGFDLDPVLVHCLRHEKVRKLEKITGDVVLRESMYDPVADLPVRTLVELTLGEKTSDQQGRVVERVSARSLLPYVHQRYDDPQQLLDGPPEGSV; encoded by the coding sequence ATGGCACGCATACGCTACGGAGCGCGCACCGAGGCGGAGATCACCGCGGCGCGCGCCGCGGGCTCCCGGCTCCCCGACATCTGGTCCACCGGTGTGGTCGCCGTGTGGGAGAGCGACCCGGAGGCGGTCGCGGCCGTGCTGCCGCCGCCCCTCGAACCCACCGGACGCCCGCTGGTCCGGGCCAACATCAGCAAGGTCGAGCTGCCCGGCTACCCCCTGGGCGCGGGCTCGGTCGCCGTCGCGGCCGCCCACCGCGGCGTCGAGGGCTGGTATCCGCTGGTCATGCCGATGACCCACGAGCGGGCCCTGACCGGAGGGCGGGAGGTCTTCGGCGAGCCCAAGAAGCTGGGCGAGGTCACCGTCGAGCGCGACGGCCCGGTCGTGCGCGCCGCGCTCGCCCGGCACGGCATCGCCTTCGTCGAGGTACGCGGTGCGGTGAGCGGACCGCTGCCGGTCCCCGAGCCGTCCCGGAAGACCGACTTCTACTTCAAGTTCCTTCCCGCCGTGGACGGTTCGGGCTTCGACCTCGACCCGGTGCTGGTGCACTGCCTGCGCCACGAGAAGGTCCGCAAGCTGGAGAAGATCACCGGCGATGTCGTCCTCCGCGAGTCGATGTACGACCCCGTCGCCGACCTCCCCGTACGCACCCTCGTCGAGCTCACCCTCGGCGAGAAGACCAGCGACCAGCAGGGCCGGGTCGTCGAGCGGGTCAGCGCCCGGTCCCTGCTGCCGTACGTCCACCAGCGCTACGACGATCCGCAGCAGCTCCTCGACGGTCCGCCCGAGGGGAGTGTCTGA
- a CDS encoding SURF1 family cytochrome oxidase biogenesis protein translates to MYRFLLSRQWVILTLVGLALIPVMIKLGYWQFHRHEHKVAQNQLIARSLAADPVPVTSLTAPGRELPRRDMWRTVSATGTYDTAHEVVVRQRTAADEQSIGYYVVTPLLLGNGEAVLVNRGWISAGNDLTRFPDVPAAPRGKVTVTGRMMADETTAASGIKDTKGLPARQVMLINSKEQAKRAGRPMLGGYIEQTGPEPSGNTPELVPEPDHDSIGPHMAYAIQWWLFAAAVPVGWIVLVRRERRDRVTAAAEQAGQTREDEAAGAARDGGRTAEPAGSGEAEPAGSGETEAAGDHAAPAPAKP, encoded by the coding sequence GTGTACCGCTTCCTGTTGTCCCGGCAGTGGGTGATCCTCACCCTCGTGGGTCTTGCGCTGATCCCCGTCATGATCAAGCTGGGCTACTGGCAGTTCCACCGCCATGAGCACAAGGTCGCGCAGAACCAGCTGATCGCGCGCAGCCTGGCCGCCGACCCGGTTCCGGTCACCTCTCTGACGGCCCCCGGCCGGGAGCTGCCCCGTCGCGACATGTGGCGCACGGTCAGCGCCACCGGCACCTACGACACCGCGCACGAGGTCGTGGTCCGCCAGCGCACCGCCGCCGACGAGCAGAGCATCGGCTATTACGTGGTGACCCCGCTGCTCCTCGGCAACGGCGAGGCCGTGCTGGTCAACCGTGGCTGGATCTCGGCCGGCAACGACCTCACCCGGTTCCCGGACGTCCCGGCCGCCCCCCGGGGCAAGGTCACCGTGACCGGCCGGATGATGGCCGACGAGACCACCGCCGCCAGCGGCATCAAGGACACCAAGGGCCTGCCCGCCCGCCAGGTCATGCTGATCAACAGCAAGGAGCAGGCGAAGCGGGCCGGCCGGCCGATGCTCGGCGGCTACATCGAGCAGACCGGACCCGAGCCGTCCGGCAACACCCCGGAGCTGGTCCCCGAGCCGGACCACGACTCCATCGGCCCGCACATGGCCTATGCCATCCAGTGGTGGCTGTTCGCCGCGGCGGTGCCGGTCGGCTGGATCGTCCTCGTACGCCGTGAGCGCCGCGACCGGGTGACGGCCGCGGCCGAGCAGGCCGGGCAGACCCGGGAGGACGAGGCCGCCGGGGCCGCGCGGGACGGCGGACGGACCGCGGAACCCGCCGGTTCCGGGGAAGCCGAACCCGCCGGTTCCGGGGAGACCGAGGCCGCCGGCGACCACGCGGCGCCGGCCCCGGCCAAGCCGTAG